The genomic interval GGTACTGGAACTGCTGCCAGGGCTGCTTTTCTTGTCCATGAGGGAAAGTTGAAACTGGATGGCAGCTATGTTAATGAGTCAATTCTCAGGACAAAATTTGAATGCAGGATAATATCGTGGGAGAAAGTCAACGACACCATTGCAATTGTCCCTGAAATTACAGGTAGGGCATGGGTAACACAGCTGTGCAAGCTTATAGTTGACCCATCAGACCCTTTGAAACACGGGTTTCTGGTACAGTAATTATTCATTAAATAATGACTCTTTTTCTGGAAATGTTTCGCAATATTTATTTATATTTATGTTATAAAACATCATAAATGCCGGACACAATATATGTTTATGAAAACCATAAAATTACAGGCCCCGATGGCTATAATGTTGATATAATTATATCTGACCATGGAAAAGAAATAACCATAGAAGGGACTGATAATATACAATTAAAACGGGAAAAGGGCAAATATATCATAAGCCACAATTTTCTCGAAGAAGGCAACCTGGAAAGAGGTTCTGCAATGGAGTATAGGGGAACCAATTTCTGGATTCCAAAAAAGGATATGAAAAAGTTAAGAATGTTAAATTTTGCTATTTATTCTCAAAATATAGAAGTTGCATATATTAACAAATTCAAAAATAGCCTCAATATAAATATAGAAAAAAATGAGTATACAATTCCAGTAATAATATACATTGCGGTACTATCCAGAGAGTTAAAGGAAAAATTCGGAAAATTGTATATGAAAACCGGGGCACTAAATATGGCTGGATCAGTTTTATATCCGCTACTTGGAATTTCCTCACTATTGGGGGTTAGCGTAAACTCACCAGCAATTTACATAGTAAGTATACTCATTTTTGTGGCTTTACCTGTTGCATCATCAATAATAGGTAGGAAAGGTGTATTTTAGTTAATTTCTGGAGCCCGAATATGTTATCTGGCCAGTTGACATTTAATATTTAGCGGTATTTAACGATACTCCAATTTCATATGGAAATGCAAATAAATAAATATTGAAGTGGGATAAAATTACCATGGCAGAGATTGATTTTGGAACGTATCACCATTCATCCTTAGAAGGGTCAATAAAAGTAAGGGCGCTGGTGGAGGAAAATATGAACCAGGTACTTGGCAACTTGTATCCAGCAACTCAAAAAATAAATATTCTTGATGCGGGTTGCGGCCTTGGTTTTATGGTTTCCATAGCTGCAAAACATTTTCCCTATGCATCAATTACCGGTATTGACATATTTAACCATGACAGCCTTTCTGGATCTTCCATGGAAAAGGCACTTCAAAATATGAAAGAACTTGGCATAGATAATAGAGTTTTATTGATCAACCATAACCTCTTAACTCCTTTTACCATAGAAACAAAATTTGACCTTGCAATGTCAAACCTGGTTTTCCATAATCTGGGGAAAAATAGATTTAAGGCCTATGATAATGTTATTGAATGTCTTAACAGCGGAGGGTATTTTATTCTTATCGACCTTCTTCCTGAACAATATATAGATATGGATTATTTTGGAAATAGTTTTTCTACAGTTATGGAAATACCCATCACAGGCAATGGGAAATGGGATTTGCAGATGAAGATATTTCAAAAAATTTAATTTAAAAATAACAAAATATAAAAAAATAAATTATCTTATCTGGAATGCTTTACGAATAATACCAGAATTCCAGCTACCAGGGCAAATAATGCCATCCCATAAACACCTGCTACGAAGGAATGGGTTACAGTCTCAAGCCCCCCAACAACTATAGGCCCAACTGCACCACCGAGGTTACCCAGCCCATTGATAAGGCCTATTGACGCAGCGGAACTTTCCTTTGTAAGTGATTCCTGGGGTATATTCCAGAAAACCGGAAGGAATGTGAATATTCCAATAGCTGATATTGTAAAGAATGCAAAAGATACATAGGCGTTCGATATTGAGAAAGCACTTATTGCAAGCCCTATAAAAGCGATAAAGAATATAATGGCTGTAAGTTTTTTCCGATCACCTTTTCTATCCGAGTACCTCAGTATAAAAATAAGTGCTATAGCTGCAACTATATATGGTATATCAGACAGGAAACTGGAAGAAGCTGCGTTAACATGCGCAAAAGACCCTATAATTGACGGTAACCATATAGAATACCCATAGAGTGCTGTTACACCGAAGAAATATACAAGTGTTAATAAAATAACATCCGGCTCCATTAATGCCTTCTTCCAGGGGATTTTTAAAGCTTTATTTTTTTGTTCAATATCAAGGTCTGCTTCAAGGGCATTTATTTCTTCTTTTTTCATCCATTTTGCCTGTGATGGAAAATCGGTTAGGACTATCCATAAGATTACGACTGAGACCAGGGCAAGTATACCTTCGATTATAAACAGATATCTCCAGCCAGGATTGTTGCCATAAACAGTAAAAATTTCACCTGAAAGTAAGCCACCAAATATACCGGCAACCGGAATTGCAGCATTGAAAAAGGCATTCGCAACTCCCCTCTCGGACTCAACAAACCATACACCCATAAAGAACATAACTCCCGCATAGAATGGAGCTTCTGCCAATCCAAGAATGAATCTCAGGGCATAAATTTCTGGCACATTTTGGACAAAACCGGTTATTATTGTTATTATTCCCCATGCAGTAAAGGCTACTGCGAAAATTTTTCTTACACCTACTTTGTTTATCCTTAACGTGGTGAACACCTGTGGTATGGCATATGCCACGAAAAACAATGCCGATGCTATGCCTGCAATTAAATCAGCCGATGATTTCGGTACCCCTATATCAGGGAACATCCCTGCAGATATTGCATAGGATAGATTCACCCGGTCTAAAAAATTTATAACGTAGTATATTGTCCCGTAAATATTTCCTATATATACCCTCTAAAAATATAATAAAAGAATATAAGCCCAGAATGAAGTTAAATGAGAAAAAAATAAAATATATAATAAGGGAGAAAAATAAGAGAAGATCATCTACAGAAATAGCTAAGGAAATGAAAATAACAACAAGGTATGTAAATTACATATACAAAAAATACAGGGATAATGGAGAATATACAATAGGTAAAAGGAAACATAGGGAATTAAACAGCAAGGATATAGAAATAGTTAAAAAAATAAGATATGAATACCCTATGTCAGGACCTGAAAGAATAAGGAAATACCTTAAAAGAAAGGGGATAATAATAGCTAAAAACAATATATACAGAATACTGTTATTATTAAATATGGTTGATAACAGCAATAATAAGAAGAAACAGAGAAAATATATAAAATATGAGAGGAAACATAGCAACTCACTATGGCATATGGACTGGACTAAATACAGTGACAGTGAGAAGTTAATAATAATAGAAGATGATGCTTCAAGGTTCATAGTAGGAATGGGAATATACGGTGAGGAAACAATAGATAATACAATAGAAGCACTGGAAATAGCAATAAACACTTACGGTAAGCCTGAAGAGATATTAACAGACCATGGAACACAGTTCTTTTCAAATGGTAAGAATGGAATACCTGGAGATCACAATAAGTTCCAGGAATACTTAGATAACAGTAATATAAAACACATACTTGGAAGGGTAAAACACCCTGAAACAAATGGAAAACTGGAGAGATTAAACTATACCATAAAACGTTTAAGGCCATATTTCAGTACCTGGGAAGAGGTAGTATACCATTACAACTATGAAAGGATGCATGACTCACTGTCAGATGGTGATAATATAGTTACACCAGCAATGGCATATAAAAATAAAATGGTGGTAAAATGAAAAAATATAAATTCATACAGTATATAAAGGAAATAATAATGGGACAGTACAAAATTTATAACGTAGAGAAAAAATAGTATAGGCGCTATCCTTATATATCTCTTCTTCAACGAAGAAGCCACACTAAACTTAGTAGTTTCCATAACAGATAGAATAAATATCTTATATATAAATTGTTACATGATAACACTGGTCATGTATGATGTTTTCTAAATATGGATTAATGGATAGTTATGTGCTTGGTTATAAACTTTTCAAGTTTCGTTATTCATAATAGATACCCCATAAGCGTATTTAGTTGTTACTTTACCTTTGTATATGAACATATAGGAAAACTTTAAGGTTTCTTTAAGGTTTTGAACATCATTCAAATTCATAGAAATGAAGCATAATAGCGGAGATTGAAACACTCTCAAAAATATCAGTTGATATATTTGAGTTCGAAAATAATATGATCAGGCTATAACAGGAGTATTATGGCAATACTCTCTGGTTATAATACATGTACTCACATTCATAATAATAGAAAAATGGAGCAAAAAACCTACAATACAAAGTTAGTAAAATGAGCGAATTCAGATTTTATTAGAATATTACTAGAATACAAATTCTTTTACAAAAAGAGAGATGATATAGTAATTAAAAACTTATATTTTTGTGTACTATACAAAAGCAGGGTATTTTATTTCAATAATTCCAAGTATTTTGGAGGTTCTAATATTCTATTAACGTCAATGCCATTTACGGTAGCATACCTGAGGACATGTTTAGTATTCCATGTGACAATATAGTCAATACTGACTGATTTTGCTATTGAAATCATGTACCAATCGTTTCCAACATCTTGTATTGCCGTAGGGTCTATTGTAAGATTCTCTGTTTTTATAAAATTCAGTTGCATAACATAAGGATCGAGCCTTGAGTTCAAATATTCAGGTCTAACATTATTTAGGGCGCGAAATACATCTCCTTCTTTCTTTCCACTCCGTGAAATCTTTTCAACCAGATCTGGGTCCAAATCAAGAAGTCTTTTCAACTCACCATAGAGTATATCGCAGGTAAATGCCTTATCTGAGCCATTGACGACTCTTTTACATACCTTACCATTTGCGGAGCTACCAGACCCGGAGATAAGGTAGGCTAATATAACATTGGTATCAATTATGAGCCGCATTTATTGTTTCAGTGCCTCTTTGGCCAGGTTGACAGCAGAGACTACATCTTCTTCAGTTATTTTATTTTCCTGCAGAAACTCAGCAAAATACTTATCTACAACCTCTTTCTTAAGGGCTGATCTTTTAGTGAATTTTGGGTACCTTGAATATACCGTATCAAGTAATTCTTTTAAACTCATATAATTGAAGGTAGACTTGACATAGTATATTTGTTGTTTCTCAAAATCAGATAAGTTGTTCCAAACTGAAGCGGCAATTTTAAAACCTCTGTTGGTAAGTCTTAGCTCATCAAAAGAAATCAGTCCTCTTGATTGAAAATCAGTAAGATCTCCTGAAAGTTCCTTTGAAAATGGGCCATACCAAAGAGGTTCAAAGTGATAGATCTCCTTCATATCTATGAATGGAGTTCTTCTACATAGGAGGAAAATTTCCTTCTGTAAATGTGTAACTGATGGGATTGACTCATTATTCTTCTTAGACTTTCCCCATGCGTATATGAAAGAAAGCAACAAATCACTTCTTGAAACCATATAACGAAGATATTCCATTGTTATATATATTTCTTGTGTAACGCAGTAAGTTTTCACGAGTAGAGGTTGGTTGTGCATCTCGGATAAAATAGTGGATCAGTCGGGATTTAATTATAACTTAATCTGGATAGAAGAACCTGTAAATACTAAAGAAATTTTATTGACACCATCAATAACATTTAAGTATAGTTTAAACATAAACATATGTTATGCCAAAAACAATTACCATTAAAAAGTCAGTGTATGATGAATTAATCGGTGTTAAAAAGAAAAACGAAAGCTTTAGTGAGTTATTGGAAAGGCTAGTAAAATCACAGAGCAAACAGGAACTACTTCTGTCATTGCGAGGGCGCATTGAATTCGAAGGAAAGGATGAACTTCTAAAAGAAGTTGAGAAAAAACGGTGGGAGAGAGAAAATTGATTCTACTGGATACAGATGTTATCATTGAGATACTCGACAAGAAATCGGATAAAGGAGAGACGCTTATGTCAAAGATTATTGACAGCGGAGAATATTACTGCACAAGCTCCATAAATTTACACGAGGTTCTATATGGAATTAAAAAATATTCTAAAGATTCTAAATTGGTCATGCAGATTCCAGTTTTAGGCTACAGGAAAAGTGACACTGAACTGTCTGTAGACTTAGAACTAAGTGCCGAAAGAAGTGGGAAAGCTATTCCCAGAATAGATGTAATCATAGCAGCAATAGCGATAAACAACGGGTGTTCACTTTACACTTTAGACAACCATTTTGAAGTTTTAACGGATATTGGCCTAAAGCTGTTCAGGTTATGATTTTTAAAATATACTAATACCCATAAAGCCTGAAGTCAGAAATATAATTCCAAATACTGATAGAAATAATATTCTAATTCCTGCTTTTTCTGTATGCACTCAAACCACCCTGAATTAATAATCTAACCATCGCTGCCAGGATAAACAGTATGCCAAGTACAAATGAACCTGCCCATACTAAGGATTTTACTCGTAAGTAGAATGCTAGGATACCGAACGAAAATAAAGTGATTCCACCAACTAAACTCATAATTCCTGTTCTAAAAAACCATGGAGAATCTTTTTCCATTATAAGAAGGACTGCAATACCAATAGATGCTATAGAAAAAATCAAGGGTAAAACTATTGGTAATGCGGATATGAAATGCCCATTGTACTTCAGGTTGTTGGATAAAAATATTGACAGATAGAGAAGTAATAAACTAGCAATATAAAAAAGGATAGACTTATAGATGTTTTCATATCTCATGTTTGTTTCCCTTACTCTTATCAAGCCCCAGTATAAAATATTTATTTTGATAGAACATTTAAATATCAAGGTTAAATGCTCAGTTAATGACGTCCAATGTTCCTGAGCAATTTGCTAAAAAGCATACTTCGAAGGTTAAATGCCCTAACTGCCAGTTCGAATTCAATTTTATACATTCAAAGTATGGATCAATTACTGCCGTGAGAGCCTTTAACGTATAGATATTTAAATGCCCAAGATGCAACCAGAAAGAGAGTTTTGATCTTTCAGATCATGAATACGATCCATCTATTCCAACATATGTAGATCCGGGTTTCGGAAAGTTCTTTGGATTTATAATACCTCTTTCTATTGGGCTGGCAATCTCTGTAACTGTACTTGGTATTTTCCTTCCATCTGCTTATAAGGCATTGTCACTTATACCTCTTATCCCATATATAATAGCTATGGTATGGCTTACTTTGCTTATGATGAAAACGTCTAAGATCAAATTGTGGAAACCAGCATAATATACATATGTTATTTTCAGAAGCTAGCAATAGACAAAGTTTCTTAATACTAATGATTAAAACAGGATTATTAAAACATCAACCTACATCGTCTTATAGAAGAAATTTCTGACACCAGGGTTCCATAGCCGTAATAAATGTGTTTACTGAATAGTAGTATAAAAGTATTAGATTAAGTGGACCGGTCGGGATTTGGACCCGAGCCCTCTTGCTTGCGAAGCAAGCGATCTACCGCTGATCTACCGGCCCTAATTAATTTCACTGCCGATATAGGACAATTTAGCCAGAAGTGCATCCATCTGTATATTGTCTGTGCCACCTTCAACAATTCTGAATTCAGCCTCAGCCAGTGCCATGATTATTTCGAGCTTCTGCTTGTATGCTATCTGCTCTCCCCGTATAGATGAATGCATCCCTTTTATTATATCTATTCCTGACAATCCATAGTCAATTAACATCTTGTCAAGATAATTCCTGGCATCATTAAAATTCCCTTCTATTGCCATATTGATGAGATTTTTATATTCATCCCTGTTAATTTCCCCTGATATCTCATATATTGCAGTAGCAGAAACTTTTCCTGAAAGCTTTACCGCCTGAAGGACGTTTACGGCCTTTCTCATATCACCATCTGAGATTTCGTATATGGCATCAAGGGAATCATCGTCTATTTCGAAATTCTCCTTTTTAGCTATATCCTTTAACCTGTTCTTCATTGATTCCCTGTCAATAGGCTTGAAACGGAGAACCACACATCGGGATTGAATCGGAGGAATTATCTTGGATGAATAGTTGCATGAAAATATAAAACGGGTTGTGTTGTAAAACATCTCCATTGTCCTTCTCAGTGCAGCCTGGGCATCCCCTGTAAGATGGTCTGCTTCATCAAGGAATATGATCTTAAATCCCAGATCATTTGATGGCCTGATCTTGGCAAAGTTTTTGATATTGTCCCTTATAATATCTATGCCACGGTCATTGGATGCATTTAATTCCATAAAATTTTCTTTCCATGAATCGCCAAATAATGAAATTGCCAGTGCAATAGCTGTGGATGTCTTGCCTGTCCCCTGTGGTCCGGCAAAAATAAGGTGTGGTATATTTTTATCCTTAACATAGGCATTCAGTCTGTTTATGTTCCCTTTTTCGCCTATGACATCCGAGAGTTTGCTTGGCCTGTATTTTTCCGTCCAGATATTTAACATACTTTTTTTTGATAATTACTTTATTTATAAACATATCTATTCAAAATTCTTATTTCAACGTGCTATTTACAATTGAAGGGTATACATTACGAACACCTTCTGTAGCTTCTATTTCTGCTATGCATTCATTCAATGATTTTCCATATAGCTTTGAAATGACTATAGCTATGGCGGAATGATCTCCAGAAGTTGAAAAAAGGCTCTTGATAAAGGTTAATTTTCTTAATTCTTCCAGTGTCTTTGTATAATGTTCAGGCATAATATTGAGTTGACTATTAATTATACCATTTAACCGTAAAACTTTTATACGGCATTATGATAATATAAATATGGTAAAAACCACAATCAATCTTGATGACGAAATTTATGCTGAAATTGTGAGAGAATCTATTGAAAAATATGGGAGTACTAAGAATATGTCCAAGATTATTAATCAACGCCTTGGGAATAAGAAATCCGATACAGGTAAGAGTGGAAAGCGAATTACATTCAACGTCAGAGAAGACCTTGCATCTCTTGATGCAGACAAAGAGATAAAAAAAGGTTGGAAAGCGAGGGATAGATGACATTAGTAGTGGACACAAATGTCCTGGTATATGATGCTATAGAAAACTCTCCACAGCATGGCCGTGCAACTGAGATTATAAATGAATCGGAAAATATTATAATAAATTCCCTTTCAATTATTGAAATTGGATTTGTTCTTCCAAGATATGGAATAAATAATAACAGTGTCGGGATGAAACTTGAAGAATTATTGCACAGCGATTATTTCATGGTTTCCTGGCTATCCGAAAGGATGCTTGAGGGGACATCTACATTCATAGTTGAAAACAACTTCAGTTTCAGGGATTTCAATGACTGGATAATTGCATATGACGCGCTTTCCCGAAATGCTCCCCTAGTGACTTTTGATAAAAAACTATCCAAGCAATGCAAAAAAATCGGAATAGAAATTATTGAGTGCTAGTTGATAGAACGAAGTACAGGGAAAATGAGAGTCTCCAGTATCCTTTAATTAAGGGTGCTTTAGAAACATGAACCATCACTTTATTTCATTAACATAGTCTGATAGAGCCCTGCTGTATTCGGGCAGCATACCCTGATTACTAGATAGGATAAAATTGAGGGCATACTTAAGAGCCTTATCAGCTTGCCCGGATCTGAAAAGAGCAATGCATAGAAATTCCAGTGATGCGGGGTCTGCTGTATCCTTATAAACTCCATCTAGAATAGCTATTGCACTTTCATGTTCACCTTTTATGCTTAATGAACTCCCCAACTGCATTTCAGCCTGTATTTTCATTTTGCCCGTAAGTCTTAGTTTTATTGCCTTTTCATAGAGTGGAATTGCCTCGGTTTCCTTACCCAGAAAATCCAGAACATTGGCATATTCAAACAGGTAAGCAGCATTTTCGCTGAAATCATCATAGGATTCCTGGAAAATTTTCAACATGATTTCCGGTTTGTCCTGATACTTCCAGGCTTCTTCTATAATATTGTTCGGACTTTTCATTTATTTCCATCTCTCAAAAAGCTTTTCAATTTTTTCCCTCCTTGCTTCTCTAGATTCCACTATGCTATTTCTCATGCCATTTGCATCCTCATTTGAAATAGTGCCCCTCAATTCAAGCAGGGTAATAGTTGAGAACAGCCTGTTTATAACAGCGGTAAAACTTTCATTTTTACCTTTTAATTTTTTTAATTTGTTGTATGCTTCATCTGAAATTGATATATTCTTGCTGGGCATTATAATATCTATATGCGTATATATTTTAAACTTTACTAAATTGGGTTAATGAGCAGTTATTTATTCTTCAGGGGAAAAATAAACGGATTAAAAGCATACAGAAGTATGACTTGCGATAAACGGCTGGATGCGCTCCCTGAAGGTGATGAGGAGTGAATGTATACTGAGAATTTCAGAATTTCTTTGCTAACAAGCCTCATTAATGTAAAAGAGAAGAAAACATACACATCAGAAGAAGTAAAGAAACAGTTGAGAATTCAGTGACCAACTTTGAAGTTAAATATTCAGAAGAATATAGTTTCCCATCTTAGAGGCCGGGAGAATTATCCAGGAAATAGAAAGTACCATCTGGCGTAGCCCACAATTCCCATAGATACACGAGAATAAAAGAAAAAATTTTTAAAGCAAAAACTAACTCTTGACTTTTAGCTTGCTCCCAAATGCCGTTGTGAGTGTTTCTTTGTATTGAGAAAATATTTCATCTGTCAATTTTCCCCTTCCATGGAAGTTGCAACGAACAAGGTGGAACTTCAGCTTCTTTCTATTCGCATGCAAAAGAATCTCAGGAAGGGAAACTACCGTTCCGCCGCTTAATTCTGCCTTATCTACGGTTGAATAAGGAATAACTGTATATTGAGGTGGTACTTCTGAGAGCTTTGTTTCCAGGTTATCTTCTATTTCTTTGCCTCTTCTGGCATTCTCCATAACTATGTTTTCAGCCTCTTCCTGGGTAACCTTATAATTGGAATAATTGCCAACAACAGGCGCCATTCTTTCTGGATTACCCATAGTTGTATGCCACATATCGGAAAGCCTTTCCTTTGCACTCATTGTCAAGAATTGATACATTTCATTATCGGTGAAAATGAGATAGTAAGTGTCGTTCATATGGGCAGCATTATCTATTGAACCAATGATTTTTACCATAATGAAATAATTTATAATATGTATTAAATTTTGCTGTTAAAATTCATAGCCATTATCTATATTTGGATAAGAACTGTTTTTGTGTATAATTTCTTCAGTAAAATGTATTATTTTAGGGATAATTTCAATAGGTACGTTTATTCATCTGAGAGAATGTAATTAACATGATGATATAAGTATTTCAGAACATGGTTAATTATTAAGATAACCATGGCTATTCATGATACGATAATAAGAAAATAATGCTTGCCTCCCTGCAGTCCCGAATCAAGCTTGATTGCAGACTA from Ferroplasma acidiphilum carries:
- a CDS encoding antitoxin VapB family protein, with the translated sequence MPSKNISISDEAYNKLKKLKGKNESFTAVINRLFSTITLLELRGTISNEDANGMRNSIVESREARREKIEKLFERWK
- a CDS encoding PIN domain-containing protein produces the protein MGERKLILLDTDVIIEILDKKSDKGETLMSKIIDSGEYYCTSSINLHEVLYGIKKYSKDSKLVMQIPVLGYRKSDTELSVDLELSAERSGKAIPRIDVIIAAIAINNGCSLYTLDNHFEVLTDIGLKLFRL
- a CDS encoding PIN domain-containing protein, which produces MRLIIDTNVILAYLISGSGSSANGKVCKRVVNGSDKAFTCDILYGELKRLLDLDPDLVEKISRSGKKEGDVFRALNNVRPEYLNSRLDPYVMQLNFIKTENLTIDPTAIQDVGNDWYMISIAKSVSIDYIVTWNTKHVLRYATVNGIDVNRILEPPKYLELLK
- a CDS encoding MFS transporter — protein: MNLSYAISAGMFPDIGVPKSSADLIAGIASALFFVAYAIPQVFTTLRINKVGVRKIFAVAFTAWGIITIITGFVQNVPEIYALRFILGLAEAPFYAGVMFFMGVWFVESERGVANAFFNAAIPVAGIFGGLLSGEIFTVYGNNPGWRYLFIIEGILALVSVVILWIVLTDFPSQAKWMKKEEINALEADLDIEQKNKALKIPWKKALMEPDVILLTLVYFFGVTALYGYSIWLPSIIGSFAHVNAASSSFLSDIPYIVAAIALIFILRYSDRKGDRKKLTAIIFFIAFIGLAISAFSISNAYVSFAFFTISAIGIFTFLPVFWNIPQESLTKESSAASIGLINGLGNLGGAVGPIVVGGLETVTHSFVAGVYGMALFALVAGILVLFVKHSR
- a CDS encoding antitoxin VapB family protein, translated to MPKTITIKKSVYDELIGVKKKNESFSELLERLVKSQSKQELLLSLRGRIEFEGKDELLKEVEKKRWEREN
- a CDS encoding tetratricopeptide repeat protein: MKSPNNIIEEAWKYQDKPEIMLKIFQESYDDFSENAAYLFEYANVLDFLGKETEAIPLYEKAIKLRLTGKMKIQAEMQLGSSLSIKGEHESAIAILDGVYKDTADPASLEFLCIALFRSGQADKALKYALNFILSSNQGMLPEYSRALSDYVNEIK
- a CDS encoding class I SAM-dependent methyltransferase; translation: MAEIDFGTYHHSSLEGSIKVRALVEENMNQVLGNLYPATQKINILDAGCGLGFMVSIAAKHFPYASITGIDIFNHDSLSGSSMEKALQNMKELGIDNRVLLINHNLLTPFTIETKFDLAMSNLVFHNLGKNRFKAYDNVIECLNSGGYFILIDLLPEQYIDMDYFGNSFSTVMEIPITGNGKWDLQMKIFQKI
- a CDS encoding replication factor C small subunit, with translation MLNIWTEKYRPSKLSDVIGEKGNINRLNAYVKDKNIPHLIFAGPQGTGKTSTAIALAISLFGDSWKENFMELNASNDRGIDIIRDNIKNFAKIRPSNDLGFKIIFLDEADHLTGDAQAALRRTMEMFYNTTRFIFSCNYSSKIIPPIQSRCVVLRFKPIDRESMKNRLKDIAKKENFEIDDDSLDAIYEISDGDMRKAVNVLQAVKLSGKVSATAIYEISGEINRDEYKNLINMAIEGNFNDARNYLDKMLIDYGLSGIDIIKGMHSSIRGEQIAYKQKLEIIMALAEAEFRIVEGGTDNIQMDALLAKLSYIGSEIN
- a CDS encoding IS481-like element ISFac5 family transposase — encoded protein: MKLNEKKIKYIIREKNKRRSSTEIAKEMKITTRYVNYIYKKYRDNGEYTIGKRKHRELNSKDIEIVKKIRYEYPMSGPERIRKYLKRKGIIIAKNNIYRILLLLNMVDNSNNKKKQRKYIKYERKHSNSLWHMDWTKYSDSEKLIIIEDDASRFIVGMGIYGEETIDNTIEALEIAINTYGKPEEILTDHGTQFFSNGKNGIPGDHNKFQEYLDNSNIKHILGRVKHPETNGKLERLNYTIKRLRPYFSTWEEVVYHYNYERMHDSLSDGDNIVTPAMAYKNKMVVK
- a CDS encoding PIN domain-containing protein, translated to MTLVVDTNVLVYDAIENSPQHGRATEIINESENIIINSLSIIEIGFVLPRYGINNNSVGMKLEELLHSDYFMVSWLSERMLEGTSTFIVENNFSFRDFNDWIIAYDALSRNAPLVTFDKKLSKQCKKIGIEIIEC